From the Cyclopterus lumpus isolate fCycLum1 chromosome 25, fCycLum1.pri, whole genome shotgun sequence genome, one window contains:
- the LOC117728186 gene encoding DNA-binding protein SATB1 isoform X1 — translation MMDHLSEACLGKENSDLVNSMAEAKAPPAKLPRLEQNGSPLGRARLGSTGAKLAGVPYKPTGHLLKTCHKRGNMLPVFCVVEHYENPMDFDSKEEHAEFVLVRKDMLFNQLIEMALLSLGYSHSSAAQAKGMIQVGKWNPVPLSYVTDAPDATVADMLQDVYHVVTLKIQLHSCPKLEDLPPEQWSHSTVRNALKELLKDMNQSSLAKECPLSQSMISSIVNSTYYANVSAAKCQEFGRWYKHFKKTKDMMGMRQPSQLEGYLGTCVLRESPRANALEMDGLSDLSPPGSNHSHNHNHNHLGFSQQQQPIPGSTAEQTPSSPVPPLPHAPPPHGGQNGGRQPQLPGMHHPGLVSTPISPQLVNQQLVMAQILNQQYAVNRLLAQQSLSQQYLNHPPVNRNSHNKPMEPQVSSNTEVSVEIYQWVRDELKRAGISQAVFARVAFNRTQGLLSEILRKEEDPKTASQSLLVNLRAMQNFLQLLEAERDRIYQDERERSLTAASAMGAPPLISTPPIRPVQQPRREDCNSVRPEDWNPRIPVGLSPVKPSPLPSEWNGKTESCILNINSTIYDEIQQEMKRAKVSQALFAKVAASKSQGWLCELLRWKEDPSPENRTLWENLSMIRRFLSLCQVERDAIYEQESSAGQQHHSERPTHLMHMSAEQPQAQSLQQQQHQHQQPSLSLQHPSQPFLSQQPLQHLQPCTGPRLPPRQPSTASPAETEDEGGRGGSIKPRPCGGKISLEALGILQSFIQDVGLYPDEEAIHTLSAQLDLPKLTIIKFFQNQRFYINHPAKAPKEPGNNNNNNNNSSSTTTNTSSSSSPAFEEELTDFRESGELLTELDDSTQTNSTIFSIKIEEQLARGAEARSEREVKE, via the exons GCAACATGCTGCCCGTGTTCTGCGTGGTCGAGCACTACGAGAACCCCATGGACTTCGACAGCAAGGAGGAGCACGCCGAGTTCGTGCTGGTGCGCAAGGACATGCTCTTCAACCAGCTCATCGAGATGGCCCTGCTGTCGCTGGGCTACTCCCACAGCTCAGCGGCCCAGGCCAAAG GTATGATTCAGGTGGGGAAGTGGAACCCTGTCCCGCTGTCATACGTGACAGACGCACCGGACGCTACGGTGGCTGACATGCTGCAGGACGTCTACCACGTGGTCACGCTTAAGATCCAGCTGCACag tTGTCCTAAGCTGGAGGACCTGCCGCCCGAGCAATGGAGCCACTCTACAGTAAGAAACGCCCTCAAGGAGTTACTCAAAGACATGAATCAGAGCTCTCTGGCTAAAGAATGTCCCTTATCACAG agTATGATTTCCTCCATTGTGAACAGCACTTACTATGCAAATGTGTCGGCGGCGAAGTGTCAGGAATTTGGGCGCTGGTATAAACATTTCAAGAAGACAAAAGATATGATGG GCATGCGCCAACCATCCCAGCTGGAGGGCTACCTGGGGACGTGTGTCCTCCGAGAGAGCCCGCGTGCCAATGCACTAG AGATGGACGGCCTGTCCGACCTGTCTCCTCCCGGCTCTAATCACagccacaaccacaaccacaaccacctGGGCttctcccagcagcagcagcccatcCCCGGCAGCACGGCGGAGCAGACTCCCTCCTCGCCGGTGCCCCCGCTGCCTCACGCCCCGCCGCCGCACGGCGGCCAGAACGGCGGCCGGCAGCCACAGCTCCCCGGCATGCACCACCCGGGCCTGGTGTCCACGCCCATCAGCCCCCAGCTGGTCAACCAGCAGCTCGTGATGGCGCAGATCCTCAACCAGCAGTACGCGGTGAACCGGCTGCTGGCGCAGCAGTCCCTGTCGCAGCAGTACCTCAACCACCCGCCGGTCAACCGCAACTCCCACAACAAGCCCATGGAGCCGCAGGTGTCCTCCAACACCGAGGTGTCCGTCGAGATCTACCAGTGGGTGAGGGACGAGCTGAAGCGGGCCGGCATCTCACAGGCCGTCTTCGCCCGCGTGGCCTTCAACAGAACCCAG GGCCTGCTGTCCGAGATCCTACGCAAGGAGGAGGACCCTAAAACGGCTTCCCAGTCGCTGCTGGTCAACCTGCGCGCCATGCAGAActtcctgcagctgctggaagCCGAGCGCGACCGCATCTACCAGGATGAGAGGGAGCGCAGCCTGACGGCAGCCTCGGCGATGGGCGCCCCGCCGCTCATCAGCACCCCGCCCATCCGACCCGTGCAG CAGCCCCGGAGGGAAGACTGTAACAGCGTGAGGCCCGAGGACTGGAATCCCAGGATCCCCGTGGGCCTCTCCCCT GTGAAACCGTCGCCTCTGCCCAGCGAGTGGAACGGCAAGACGGAGAGCTGCATCCTCAACATCAACTCCACCATCTACGACGAGATCCAGCAGGAGATGAAGAGGGCCAAAGTCTCCCAGGCCCTGTTCGCCAAGGTGGCCGCCTCCAAGAGCCAG GGCTGGCTCTGCGAGCTGCTGCGTTGGAAGGAGGACCCGTCTCCGGAGAACCGCACGCTCTGGGAGAACCTCTCCATGATCCGCCGCTTCCTGAGCCTCTGCCAGGTGGAACGCGACGCCATCTACGAGCAGGAGAGCAGCGCCGGGCAGCAGCACCACAGCGAGCGGCCGACGCACCTGATGCACATGTCCGCCGAGCAGCCGCAG GCTCAgtcgctgcagcagcagcagcatcagcatcagcagcccTCCCTGTCCCTCCAGCACCCCTCCCAGCCCTTTTTGTCCCAGCAGCCCTTGCAGCATCTGCAGCCCTGCACCGGCCCCCGCCTGCCGCCTCGCCAGCCCTCCACCGCCTCCCCGGCGGAGACGGAGGACGAGGGCGGCCGCGGGGGGAGCATCAAGCCCCGCCCCTGCGGAGGAAAGATCTCCCTGGAGGCTCTGGGCATCCTGCAGAGCTTCATCCAGGACGTGGGCCTGTACCCGGACGAGGAGGCCATCCACACCCTGTCGGCCCAGCTGGACCTGCCCAAGCTCACCATCATCAAGTTCTTCCAGAACCAGCGCTTCTACATCAACCACCCGGCCAAGGCGCCCAAGGAGcccggcaacaacaacaacaacaacaacaacagcagcagcaccaccaccaacaccagcagcagcagcagcccggcCTTCGAGGAGGAGCTGACGGACTTCAGGGAGAGCGGAGAGCTGCTGACGGAGCTGGACGACAGCACGCAGACCAACAGCACCATCTTCTCCATCAAGATCGAGGAGCAGCTGGCCCGCGGCGCGGAGGCCCGGTCGGAGCGCGAGGTCAAGGAGTAG
- the LOC117728186 gene encoding DNA-binding protein SATB1 isoform X3: protein MMDHLSEACLGKENSDLVNSMAEAKAPPAKLPRLEQNGSPLGRARLGSTGAKLAGVPYKPTGHLLKTCHKRGNMLPVFCVVEHYENPMDFDSKEEHAEFVLVRKDMLFNQLIEMALLSLGYSHSSAAQAKGMIQVGKWNPVPLSYVTDAPDATVADMLQDVYHVVTLKIQLHSCPKLEDLPPEQWSHSTSMISSIVNSTYYANVSAAKCQEFGRWYKHFKKTKDMMGMRQPSQLEGYLGTCVLRESPRANALEMDGLSDLSPPGSNHSHNHNHNHLGFSQQQQPIPGSTAEQTPSSPVPPLPHAPPPHGGQNGGRQPQLPGMHHPGLVSTPISPQLVNQQLVMAQILNQQYAVNRLLAQQSLSQQYLNHPPVNRNSHNKPMEPQVSSNTEVSVEIYQWVRDELKRAGISQAVFARVAFNRTQGLLSEILRKEEDPKTASQSLLVNLRAMQNFLQLLEAERDRIYQDERERSLTAASAMGAPPLISTPPIRPVQQPRREDCNSVRPEDWNPRIPVGLSPVKPSPLPSEWNGKTESCILNINSTIYDEIQQEMKRAKVSQALFAKVAASKSQGWLCELLRWKEDPSPENRTLWENLSMIRRFLSLCQVERDAIYEQESSAGQQHHSERPTHLMHMSAEQPQAQSLQQQQHQHQQPSLSLQHPSQPFLSQQPLQHLQPCTGPRLPPRQPSTASPAETEDEGGRGGSIKPRPCGGKISLEALGILQSFIQDVGLYPDEEAIHTLSAQLDLPKLTIIKFFQNQRFYINHPAKAPKEPGNNNNNNNNSSSTTTNTSSSSSPAFEEELTDFRESGELLTELDDSTQTNSTIFSIKIEEQLARGAEARSEREVKE from the exons GCAACATGCTGCCCGTGTTCTGCGTGGTCGAGCACTACGAGAACCCCATGGACTTCGACAGCAAGGAGGAGCACGCCGAGTTCGTGCTGGTGCGCAAGGACATGCTCTTCAACCAGCTCATCGAGATGGCCCTGCTGTCGCTGGGCTACTCCCACAGCTCAGCGGCCCAGGCCAAAG GTATGATTCAGGTGGGGAAGTGGAACCCTGTCCCGCTGTCATACGTGACAGACGCACCGGACGCTACGGTGGCTGACATGCTGCAGGACGTCTACCACGTGGTCACGCTTAAGATCCAGCTGCACag tTGTCCTAAGCTGGAGGACCTGCCGCCCGAGCAATGGAGCCACTCTACA agTATGATTTCCTCCATTGTGAACAGCACTTACTATGCAAATGTGTCGGCGGCGAAGTGTCAGGAATTTGGGCGCTGGTATAAACATTTCAAGAAGACAAAAGATATGATGG GCATGCGCCAACCATCCCAGCTGGAGGGCTACCTGGGGACGTGTGTCCTCCGAGAGAGCCCGCGTGCCAATGCACTAG AGATGGACGGCCTGTCCGACCTGTCTCCTCCCGGCTCTAATCACagccacaaccacaaccacaaccacctGGGCttctcccagcagcagcagcccatcCCCGGCAGCACGGCGGAGCAGACTCCCTCCTCGCCGGTGCCCCCGCTGCCTCACGCCCCGCCGCCGCACGGCGGCCAGAACGGCGGCCGGCAGCCACAGCTCCCCGGCATGCACCACCCGGGCCTGGTGTCCACGCCCATCAGCCCCCAGCTGGTCAACCAGCAGCTCGTGATGGCGCAGATCCTCAACCAGCAGTACGCGGTGAACCGGCTGCTGGCGCAGCAGTCCCTGTCGCAGCAGTACCTCAACCACCCGCCGGTCAACCGCAACTCCCACAACAAGCCCATGGAGCCGCAGGTGTCCTCCAACACCGAGGTGTCCGTCGAGATCTACCAGTGGGTGAGGGACGAGCTGAAGCGGGCCGGCATCTCACAGGCCGTCTTCGCCCGCGTGGCCTTCAACAGAACCCAG GGCCTGCTGTCCGAGATCCTACGCAAGGAGGAGGACCCTAAAACGGCTTCCCAGTCGCTGCTGGTCAACCTGCGCGCCATGCAGAActtcctgcagctgctggaagCCGAGCGCGACCGCATCTACCAGGATGAGAGGGAGCGCAGCCTGACGGCAGCCTCGGCGATGGGCGCCCCGCCGCTCATCAGCACCCCGCCCATCCGACCCGTGCAG CAGCCCCGGAGGGAAGACTGTAACAGCGTGAGGCCCGAGGACTGGAATCCCAGGATCCCCGTGGGCCTCTCCCCT GTGAAACCGTCGCCTCTGCCCAGCGAGTGGAACGGCAAGACGGAGAGCTGCATCCTCAACATCAACTCCACCATCTACGACGAGATCCAGCAGGAGATGAAGAGGGCCAAAGTCTCCCAGGCCCTGTTCGCCAAGGTGGCCGCCTCCAAGAGCCAG GGCTGGCTCTGCGAGCTGCTGCGTTGGAAGGAGGACCCGTCTCCGGAGAACCGCACGCTCTGGGAGAACCTCTCCATGATCCGCCGCTTCCTGAGCCTCTGCCAGGTGGAACGCGACGCCATCTACGAGCAGGAGAGCAGCGCCGGGCAGCAGCACCACAGCGAGCGGCCGACGCACCTGATGCACATGTCCGCCGAGCAGCCGCAG GCTCAgtcgctgcagcagcagcagcatcagcatcagcagcccTCCCTGTCCCTCCAGCACCCCTCCCAGCCCTTTTTGTCCCAGCAGCCCTTGCAGCATCTGCAGCCCTGCACCGGCCCCCGCCTGCCGCCTCGCCAGCCCTCCACCGCCTCCCCGGCGGAGACGGAGGACGAGGGCGGCCGCGGGGGGAGCATCAAGCCCCGCCCCTGCGGAGGAAAGATCTCCCTGGAGGCTCTGGGCATCCTGCAGAGCTTCATCCAGGACGTGGGCCTGTACCCGGACGAGGAGGCCATCCACACCCTGTCGGCCCAGCTGGACCTGCCCAAGCTCACCATCATCAAGTTCTTCCAGAACCAGCGCTTCTACATCAACCACCCGGCCAAGGCGCCCAAGGAGcccggcaacaacaacaacaacaacaacaacagcagcagcaccaccaccaacaccagcagcagcagcagcccggcCTTCGAGGAGGAGCTGACGGACTTCAGGGAGAGCGGAGAGCTGCTGACGGAGCTGGACGACAGCACGCAGACCAACAGCACCATCTTCTCCATCAAGATCGAGGAGCAGCTGGCCCGCGGCGCGGAGGCCCGGTCGGAGCGCGAGGTCAAGGAGTAG
- the LOC117728186 gene encoding DNA-binding protein SATB1 isoform X2 has translation MMDHLSEACLGKENSDLVNSMAEAKAPPAKLPRLEQNGSPLGRARLGSTGAKLAGVPYKPTGHLLKTCHKRGNMLPVFCVVEHYENPMDFDSKEEHAEFVLVRKDMLFNQLIEMALLSLGYSHSSAAQAKGMIQVGKWNPVPLSYVTDAPDATVADMLQDVYHVVTLKIQLHSCPKLEDLPPEQWSHSTVRNALKELLKDMNQSSLAKECPLSQSMISSIVNSTYYANVSAAKCQEFGRWYKHFKKTKDMMGMRQPSQLEGYLGTCVLRESPRANALEMDGLSDLSPPGSNHSHNHNHNHLGFSQQQQPIPGSTAEQTPSSPVPPLPHAPPPHGGQNGGRQPQLPGMHHPGLVSTPISPQLVNQQLVMAQILNQQYAVNRLLAQQSLSQQYLNHPPVNRNSHNKPMEPQVSSNTEVSVEIYQWVRDELKRAGISQAVFARVAFNRTQGLLSEILRKEEDPKTASQSLLVNLRAMQNFLQLLEAERDRIYQDERERSLTAASAMGAPPLISTPPIRPVQPRREDCNSVRPEDWNPRIPVGLSPVKPSPLPSEWNGKTESCILNINSTIYDEIQQEMKRAKVSQALFAKVAASKSQGWLCELLRWKEDPSPENRTLWENLSMIRRFLSLCQVERDAIYEQESSAGQQHHSERPTHLMHMSAEQPQAQSLQQQQHQHQQPSLSLQHPSQPFLSQQPLQHLQPCTGPRLPPRQPSTASPAETEDEGGRGGSIKPRPCGGKISLEALGILQSFIQDVGLYPDEEAIHTLSAQLDLPKLTIIKFFQNQRFYINHPAKAPKEPGNNNNNNNNSSSTTTNTSSSSSPAFEEELTDFRESGELLTELDDSTQTNSTIFSIKIEEQLARGAEARSEREVKE, from the exons GCAACATGCTGCCCGTGTTCTGCGTGGTCGAGCACTACGAGAACCCCATGGACTTCGACAGCAAGGAGGAGCACGCCGAGTTCGTGCTGGTGCGCAAGGACATGCTCTTCAACCAGCTCATCGAGATGGCCCTGCTGTCGCTGGGCTACTCCCACAGCTCAGCGGCCCAGGCCAAAG GTATGATTCAGGTGGGGAAGTGGAACCCTGTCCCGCTGTCATACGTGACAGACGCACCGGACGCTACGGTGGCTGACATGCTGCAGGACGTCTACCACGTGGTCACGCTTAAGATCCAGCTGCACag tTGTCCTAAGCTGGAGGACCTGCCGCCCGAGCAATGGAGCCACTCTACAGTAAGAAACGCCCTCAAGGAGTTACTCAAAGACATGAATCAGAGCTCTCTGGCTAAAGAATGTCCCTTATCACAG agTATGATTTCCTCCATTGTGAACAGCACTTACTATGCAAATGTGTCGGCGGCGAAGTGTCAGGAATTTGGGCGCTGGTATAAACATTTCAAGAAGACAAAAGATATGATGG GCATGCGCCAACCATCCCAGCTGGAGGGCTACCTGGGGACGTGTGTCCTCCGAGAGAGCCCGCGTGCCAATGCACTAG AGATGGACGGCCTGTCCGACCTGTCTCCTCCCGGCTCTAATCACagccacaaccacaaccacaaccacctGGGCttctcccagcagcagcagcccatcCCCGGCAGCACGGCGGAGCAGACTCCCTCCTCGCCGGTGCCCCCGCTGCCTCACGCCCCGCCGCCGCACGGCGGCCAGAACGGCGGCCGGCAGCCACAGCTCCCCGGCATGCACCACCCGGGCCTGGTGTCCACGCCCATCAGCCCCCAGCTGGTCAACCAGCAGCTCGTGATGGCGCAGATCCTCAACCAGCAGTACGCGGTGAACCGGCTGCTGGCGCAGCAGTCCCTGTCGCAGCAGTACCTCAACCACCCGCCGGTCAACCGCAACTCCCACAACAAGCCCATGGAGCCGCAGGTGTCCTCCAACACCGAGGTGTCCGTCGAGATCTACCAGTGGGTGAGGGACGAGCTGAAGCGGGCCGGCATCTCACAGGCCGTCTTCGCCCGCGTGGCCTTCAACAGAACCCAG GGCCTGCTGTCCGAGATCCTACGCAAGGAGGAGGACCCTAAAACGGCTTCCCAGTCGCTGCTGGTCAACCTGCGCGCCATGCAGAActtcctgcagctgctggaagCCGAGCGCGACCGCATCTACCAGGATGAGAGGGAGCGCAGCCTGACGGCAGCCTCGGCGATGGGCGCCCCGCCGCTCATCAGCACCCCGCCCATCCGACCCGTGCAG CCCCGGAGGGAAGACTGTAACAGCGTGAGGCCCGAGGACTGGAATCCCAGGATCCCCGTGGGCCTCTCCCCT GTGAAACCGTCGCCTCTGCCCAGCGAGTGGAACGGCAAGACGGAGAGCTGCATCCTCAACATCAACTCCACCATCTACGACGAGATCCAGCAGGAGATGAAGAGGGCCAAAGTCTCCCAGGCCCTGTTCGCCAAGGTGGCCGCCTCCAAGAGCCAG GGCTGGCTCTGCGAGCTGCTGCGTTGGAAGGAGGACCCGTCTCCGGAGAACCGCACGCTCTGGGAGAACCTCTCCATGATCCGCCGCTTCCTGAGCCTCTGCCAGGTGGAACGCGACGCCATCTACGAGCAGGAGAGCAGCGCCGGGCAGCAGCACCACAGCGAGCGGCCGACGCACCTGATGCACATGTCCGCCGAGCAGCCGCAG GCTCAgtcgctgcagcagcagcagcatcagcatcagcagcccTCCCTGTCCCTCCAGCACCCCTCCCAGCCCTTTTTGTCCCAGCAGCCCTTGCAGCATCTGCAGCCCTGCACCGGCCCCCGCCTGCCGCCTCGCCAGCCCTCCACCGCCTCCCCGGCGGAGACGGAGGACGAGGGCGGCCGCGGGGGGAGCATCAAGCCCCGCCCCTGCGGAGGAAAGATCTCCCTGGAGGCTCTGGGCATCCTGCAGAGCTTCATCCAGGACGTGGGCCTGTACCCGGACGAGGAGGCCATCCACACCCTGTCGGCCCAGCTGGACCTGCCCAAGCTCACCATCATCAAGTTCTTCCAGAACCAGCGCTTCTACATCAACCACCCGGCCAAGGCGCCCAAGGAGcccggcaacaacaacaacaacaacaacaacagcagcagcaccaccaccaacaccagcagcagcagcagcccggcCTTCGAGGAGGAGCTGACGGACTTCAGGGAGAGCGGAGAGCTGCTGACGGAGCTGGACGACAGCACGCAGACCAACAGCACCATCTTCTCCATCAAGATCGAGGAGCAGCTGGCCCGCGGCGCGGAGGCCCGGTCGGAGCGCGAGGTCAAGGAGTAG